A genomic segment from Clostridia bacterium encodes:
- the hydG gene encoding [FeFe] hydrogenase H-cluster radical SAM maturase HydG, with product MSVYDKKSLCAEEFINDEEIRATLAYAEEHKNDLPLIREILDKARPVKGKAGYECRGLTHREASVLLACEDPEINREIEKIAEEIKLAFYGNRIVIFAPLYLSNYCVNGCVYCPYHVKNKRIPRKKLTQEEVKAEVIALQDMGHKRLAIESGEDPVNNPIEYILDCIKTIYGVHHKNGDIRRVNVNIAATTVENYRKLKEAGIGTYILFQETYHKESYLKLHPTGPKHDYAYHTEAMDRAMEGGIDDVGLGVLFGLELYKYEFAGLLMHAEHLEAVHGVGPHTISVPRVKRADDIDPDEFDGGIDDDTFAKITACIRLAVPYTGMIISTRETEKVRSRLLRLGISQVSGGSRTSVGGYAGYSADERPHDTEQFDVSDQRSLDEVVRWLMENGHVPSFCTACYREGRTGDRFMSLCKSGQILNCCHPNALMTLSEYLEDYASAETKEVGYKMIERELDRIPKERVRAITEQHIQEIKTSDHRDFRF from the coding sequence ATGTCCGTTTACGATAAAAAATCCCTCTGCGCGGAGGAATTTATAAACGATGAAGAGATCCGCGCCACCCTCGCATACGCCGAGGAACACAAAAACGATCTGCCTTTGATCCGAGAGATCCTTGATAAAGCTCGCCCCGTTAAGGGCAAGGCGGGTTACGAATGCCGCGGCTTAACGCATCGCGAAGCATCCGTCTTGCTTGCTTGCGAAGATCCGGAGATCAATCGCGAGATCGAAAAAATCGCGGAGGAGATCAAGCTCGCGTTTTACGGCAACCGCATCGTGATCTTCGCGCCGCTTTACCTTTCCAATTATTGCGTGAACGGATGCGTCTACTGCCCGTATCACGTCAAAAACAAGCGCATTCCGCGCAAAAAACTTACCCAAGAAGAGGTCAAAGCGGAAGTGATCGCGTTGCAGGATATGGGGCATAAGCGCCTTGCCATCGAGTCGGGCGAAGACCCCGTCAATAACCCGATCGAATATATCCTCGACTGCATCAAAACCATTTACGGCGTGCATCATAAAAACGGGGATATCCGCCGCGTAAACGTAAATATCGCGGCGACTACCGTCGAAAACTACCGCAAACTCAAAGAGGCGGGCATCGGAACTTATATTCTTTTCCAAGAGACCTACCATAAAGAAAGCTACTTAAAACTGCATCCGACCGGACCCAAACACGATTACGCCTATCACACCGAAGCGATGGACCGCGCGATGGAAGGCGGCATCGACGACGTCGGCTTGGGCGTCCTGTTCGGGCTGGAACTCTATAAGTACGAATTCGCGGGGCTTTTGATGCACGCGGAGCATTTAGAAGCCGTTCACGGCGTCGGTCCGCACACGATCAGCGTCCCTCGCGTAAAAAGAGCGGACGACATCGATCCCGACGAGTTCGACGGAGGCATCGACGACGACACGTTCGCCAAGATCACCGCGTGTATTCGCCTCGCCGTCCCGTATACGGGGATGATCATTTCCACCCGCGAGACGGAAAAAGTGCGTTCCCGTCTTCTCCGTCTCGGGATCTCGCAGGTCAGCGGCGGCTCGCGAACGAGCGTAGGCGGCTATGCGGGCTATTCCGCAGACGAGCGCCCGCACGATACCGAGCAATTCGACGTCTCGGATCAACGCTCTTTGGACGAAGTCGTTCGTTGGCTGATGGAAAACGGTCACGTTCCCTCTTTCTGCACCGCTTGCTATCGAGAAGGACGAACGGGCGACCGCTTTATGAGCCTTTGCAAAAGCGGACAGATCTTGAATTGCTGTCATCCGAACGCGCTTATGACCTTGTCGGAATACTTGGAAGATTATGCGTCCGCGGAGACGAAAGAAGTCGGGTATAAGATGATCGAAAGGGAGCTTGATCGCATTCCGAAAGAGAGAGTCCGCGCGATTACGGAACAGCATATTCAAGAGATCAAGACTTCCGATCACAGGGATTTCAGATTTTAA
- the hydE gene encoding [FeFe] hydrogenase H-cluster radical SAM maturase HydE → MKDEALFLAEKLAAERCLDSEEYAELIRRRSESTAEYLRERAEAVRKSAYGTDVFIRGLIEIGNYCKNDCYYCGIRRSNKRCERYRLSAEEILDCCKSGYALGFRTFVLQGGEDPFYTDDLLCGLIASIKARFPDCAVTLSLGERGKQSFKRLFDAGADRYLLRHETADAAHYAKLHPAECSFENRMRCLYDLREIGYQVGCGFMVGSPCQTPETLAKDLRFLETFRPEMCGIGPFIPQKDTPFGDKASGSTELTLFLLSVIRLILPNVLLPATTALATLDPRGREKGISAGANVIMPNLSPLSAKKKYTLYDGKVCTGEESARCIACLEKRMDSIGYKIVVSRGDPCDKKIME, encoded by the coding sequence ATGAAAGACGAAGCGCTCTTTCTTGCGGAAAAACTCGCGGCGGAGCGTTGCCTCGATTCCGAAGAGTATGCGGAGCTCATTCGCAGAAGATCCGAATCGACCGCGGAATATTTGCGGGAGAGGGCGGAAGCCGTCCGCAAAAGCGCGTACGGGACCGACGTTTTCATTCGCGGACTGATCGAGATCGGAAATTATTGTAAAAACGATTGCTACTATTGCGGCATTCGCAGAAGCAATAAAAGATGCGAGAGATATCGCCTTTCGGCGGAAGAGATCCTCGATTGTTGCAAGAGCGGATACGCCTTGGGTTTCAGGACGTTCGTTCTCCAAGGCGGTGAAGACCCGTTTTACACGGACGACTTGCTTTGCGGGTTGATCGCTTCGATCAAAGCGCGCTTCCCGGATTGCGCGGTGACCTTGTCGCTCGGCGAACGCGGAAAGCAAAGCTTCAAAAGACTGTTCGACGCGGGCGCGGATCGCTATCTTTTGCGGCACGAAACTGCGGACGCCGCACATTACGCGAAACTGCATCCCGCCGAATGTTCCTTTGAAAACAGGATGCGCTGCTTGTACGACTTGCGGGAGATCGGCTACCAAGTCGGATGTGGGTTTATGGTCGGGTCCCCCTGTCAGACGCCGGAGACGCTCGCGAAAGACCTTCGGTTTTTGGAAACCTTTCGCCCGGAGATGTGCGGGATCGGACCGTTTATCCCGCAAAAGGACACGCCTTTCGGAGATAAGGCGAGCGGTTCGACGGAATTGACCCTCTTCCTTCTGTCTGTCATTCGCTTGATCCTGCCGAACGTCCTTCTCCCCGCTACGACGGCGCTCGCCACCCTCGATCCGCGCGGGCGGGAAAAGGGAATCTCGGCGGGCGCGAACGTCATTATGCCCAATCTGTCGCCGCTCTCCGCAAAAAAGAAATATACCCTCTACGACGGAAAAGTCTGCACGGGGGAAGAATCCGCTCGGTGCATTGCCTGCCTTGAAAAGCGGATGGATTCGATCGGCTATAAGATCGTCGTTTCGCGCGGCGATCCCTGCGATAAAAAAATAATGGAATAA
- a CDS encoding iron-only hydrogenase system regulator, with amino-acid sequence MGTRVAVISIIVEDPESVDKLNGILHEYRRFVIGRMGLPYKEKNINIICVALDAPQDVISTLAGKIGSISGISVKSALSAK; translated from the coding sequence ATGGGAACAAGAGTCGCAGTCATCAGCATTATCGTGGAAGACCCGGAATCCGTGGATAAGCTCAACGGGATCCTTCACGAGTATCGCAGATTCGTTATCGGAAGGATGGGATTACCCTATAAAGAAAAGAATATCAATATCATTTGCGTCGCGCTGGACGCGCCGCAGGACGTGATCTCGACGCTCGCCGGGAAGATCGGGTCGATCTCCGGGATCAGCGTAAAGTCGGCTTTGTCCGCGAAATGA
- a CDS encoding TetR/AcrR family transcriptional regulator encodes MIRNKDFHHEKILEAATAEFSEYGFADASMRRIAAAAGMSASGLYKHFASKEEMFAAIVEPAYLGLVGLYRKEESAQREIIGAGDLYNWEDGNDAKLAISYIYDHRDAFRLLICKSQGTKFESFLHDLAAVEEEMTLSFMDELKNRGVKIKEFRLKELHLLTTANINAIFQAIEHDFSREEAMHYADTLDEFFSKAWSSFFGY; translated from the coding sequence ATGATCCGAAACAAAGACTTTCATCACGAAAAGATCCTCGAAGCCGCGACGGCTGAATTCTCGGAGTACGGGTTCGCAGACGCGTCAATGCGTCGGATCGCCGCCGCCGCGGGGATGAGCGCTTCCGGGCTTTATAAACACTTTGCGAGCAAGGAAGAAATGTTCGCCGCCATCGTGGAACCTGCCTACCTCGGGCTCGTCGGCTTATACCGCAAAGAAGAGAGCGCGCAGCGGGAGATCATCGGCGCCGGGGATTTATACAACTGGGAAGACGGCAACGACGCGAAACTCGCAATCTCCTACATTTACGATCACCGGGACGCATTTCGCCTTTTGATCTGCAAATCGCAGGGAACGAAGTTCGAATCCTTTTTGCACGACTTAGCCGCCGTCGAAGAAGAAATGACGCTCTCCTTTATGGATGAGTTGAAAAACCGAGGCGTAAAGATCAAAGAGTTCCGACTGAAAGAACTTCATCTTCTGACAACCGCGAATATAAACGCGATCTTTCAAGCGATCGAGCATGATTTTTCAAGGGAAGAGGCGATGCATTACGCCGATACTTTGGACGAATTCTTCTCGAAAGCTTGGAGCTCGTTTTTCGGCTATTAA